TACTAGTGTTTTATCCACAAAAGGCGTTATTTAACAATCAAACTAAAGAGAGGTCTTATGAGATGAAATTATTCCCTGCAATCGATATTAAAAACGGTCAATGTGTTAGGCTAAGACAGGGTAGCTTCCGTGATGTCTTAGTATATTCCGATACCCCCATAAAGGTGGCTAAAGAGTGGGAAGCATGTGGAGCTTCTTTTATTCACGTGGTAGACTTAGATGGTGCCTTAGTAGGGCATTCTGTTAATGAAGATGTGATTAAAGAAATAGTTCAAAATATTAATATTCCAATACAATTAGGGGGAGGCATACGATCAATTAAAGATATTGAAAATAAACTTAACTTAGGAATTGATCGAGTAATTATCGGAACAAAAGCGGCCACTGACCCCGGATTTATGAAAGAAGCAGTAGGACTTTTTGGATCTGACCGAATTATTGCCGGAATTGATGCTAAAGATGGAGTAGTTGCAGTAGAAGGCTGGGAGAGGCTCAGCCATTATAATGCCGTTTCATTAGCCCTTGAAATGAAAAAGGTTGGGGTTAAGACTATTATTTATACAGATATAGCAAAAGATGGTATGCTGCAAGGACCAAACCTACCTTATACAGCAGAAATGGTGGAAGAAACCGGCTTAAATATCATCGCATCCGGAGGAATCTCTTCCTTAAAGGATTTAGAAACCTTAAGTGAAATTAATGTATACGGTGCAATTATAGGTAAGGCCCTATATGAGAAAAAAATTGATTTAAAAAAGGCAGTTGAATTATTTGAGTAGTTTTTAGGAGGTTACTATTAAATGCCATATAAGAAGATTATACCCTATATTAAAGCGGAGGGAGAGATAAATGCAAATCTCATCCGGCTAGCTAAAAGATATTCAGATGAAGGTGCCGATATGCTCCTTCTATATAACTTCTCAGAAGATGAAGAGGCAAAAGAGGATTTTTTAAAACTCTCAAAAGAGATAGCAGGAGTTATTGACATACCTTTTATCATTGGCTGCAATGTTAATAATTTTGACGATATAAAAAGGGCTCTGTATACAGGAGCTTGTGGGATTATGATTTCTTTTTCTCTTATTAAGAAGCAGGAACTAATTAAAGAAGCAGCCGGCAGATTTGGAAATGATAAAATATACTTAGAAGTAGATCAAGCTACTTTTTTAGAAACTGATAATTTATTTGAACTATGTAATAATCTTGGCATAGGTACTTTAATAATTAAGCAAGTTGATTCTTCTTTGGCATTTAATAACATACTAAAACAATCCCCCCTAAATCTTATTATAAATGTTAGCAATGATAATAATGATATTATAAATTTACTTAAAGCTTCTAAAGTAATGGGTATTACAAGCGATTATTTTAAAGATAACAATATACTGAGATTTAAACATAATCTAAAGAAAGAAAATATTAGTGTAAATGTATTTGAAAGTAAATTTTCTTTTTCGGATTTTAAATTAAATGATGATGGATTAATACCTGTAATTACTCAGGATTATAGAACAGGCCAAGTTTTAATGCTTGCTTATATGAATGAGGAGGCTTATAATAGGACTATTACAGAAGGGATAATGACTTATTACTCTAGAAGTAGAAAATGTCTATGGTTAAAAGGAGAAACATCAGGAAATTATCAGTATGTAAAGGAAATATTTCTTGATTGTGATAAGGACACCCTTCTTGCAAAAGTTCTTCCCCATGGACCGGCCTGTCATACAGGAAATAATACCTGCTTTTATACCGGCTTATTTGATAAAGAACATAAAGCTAGGGATTCCTACGGTGTCCTTCAGAGTGTATATGATGTTATAATGGATAGAAAGAAAAATCCTAAAGAAGGCTCATATACAAATTATTTATTTGAAAAAGGAATTGATAAAATTCTTAAAAAATGTGGAGAAGAGGCAGCAGAAATAATTATAGCTGCTAAAAATCCTGAAACCGGAGAACTTCGCTATGAAATAGCTGATTTTATATATCATCTTATGGTACTGATGGTTCAGTGCGGATTGGATTGGGAAGATATTTGCACTGAGCTTAATGACAGAAAATAGTAGGGAAGTAGACTCTTTATAGTCTATGGTAAACTTATTACAAGAGAAAACTTATAGTTAATACAGGAGGCAAGAAAAGTGCAGACTTATGGTGTAAATGATTTGAGGAAAATGTTTTTGGATTTCTTTGAAAGCAAGGATCATCTTGTACTTAAAAGTTTTCCTTTAATACCTCAAAATGACAATAGCCTGCTTTTAATTAATGCAGGAATGGCTCCTTTAAAGCCATATTTTACAGGACAGGAGGAACCTCCAAGAAAAAGAATAGCTACATGTCAAAAATGTATTAGAACCGGTGATATTGAAAATGTAGGAAAGACATCCCGTCATGCTACATTTTTTGAGATGCTTGGTAATTTCTCCTTTGGAGATTATTTTAAACGGGAGGCTATTGCCTGGTCATGGGAATTTTTAACCCAGGTAATAGGCCTTGATAAAAATCGCCTTTATCCTTCCGTATATGAAAAAGATGATGAGGCCTTTGAAATTTGGAATAAGGAAATCGGCATAGCAAAAGACCGTATCTATCGTATGGGCAAAGAAGATAACTTTTGGGAAATCGGTTCCGGACCATGCGGCCCTTGTTCTGAAATATATTACGACCGGGGCGAAAAATATGGCTGCGGTAAGCCTGACTGTGAAGTAGGCTGTGAATGCGATAGGTTTATTGAGGTTTGGAATAATGTATTTACCCAGTTTAACGGAGACGGTAAAGGCAATTATACTGAACTGGAAAATAAAAATATTGATACAGGTATGGGACTAGAAAGACTTGCTGTTATTGTGCAAGACGTAGGGTCTATTTTTGATATAGACACCTTTAAGGCAATAAGAGATAAAATATGTGACATTGCAGGGGTAACATATCTTAGTGATCCTAATAAAGATATTTCTATCCGCTTGATAAGTGACCATATTCGGGCAGTTACTTTTATGGCTTCCGACGGAATTATTCCTTCCAATGAAGGAAGAGGTTATGTGTTCCGCAGACTCCTTCGCCGTGCTGCAAGACATGGACGTTTACTTGGAATTAAGGATAAATTTTTAGCAGACTTATCAATAACAGTTGTAAACGAGTTTAAAGCCGGTTATCCGGAACTGGAAGAAAAGAAAGATTATATTATAAAGCTTCTTTCTATTGAAGAAGATAAATTTAATAAAACCATTGACCAAGGATTATCTATTCTTCAAGAAATGCAAAACAACTTAGAAAAGAAGAATTTAAAAATCCTGCCGGGAGAAGATGTATTTAAATTATATGATACCTATGGCTTTCCTTTTGATTTAACTAAGGAAATATTAGAAGAAAAGGGCTATCAGGTAGATGAAGAAGGCTTCAAAAAATCCATGGAAATTCAAAGGGAAACTGCCAGAAGCGCAAGAACTACCACAAATTATATGGGTTCTGAAGAAACTGTATACCAGCATCTAGATCATAATCTTACTTCAAAATTCGTAGGATATGATAGCTTAGTTCATGAATCAAAAATTATAGCCTTAACTACCGAGACTGAGCTGGCTTCTGATTTGGTGGCCGGACAAAAAGGTACTATTGTAGTGGAAGAGACTCCCTTTTATGCAGTCAGTGGTGGTCAAATTGGTGATACCGGTGTAATAGTTACTGATTCTGCTGAATTTGCAGTAGAAGATACCATTAAACTTCCCGGAGATAAGATCGGACATGTCGGTAGAGTAATCAAGGGAATATTTAAGATTGACGATAGGGTTAGTCTAAAGGTTGATGAAAATCTTAGGGCGGCAACGGCTAAAAACCATTCCGCAACCCATTTACTTCATAAGGCCCTTCGTATGGTATTGGGTAGTCATGTGGAACAAGCCGGTTCATATGTTTCAAATGATAGATTAAGATTTGACTTTACTCATTTTTCGGCCATGACCGATGATGAAATTACTAGGGTAGAAAATATTGTTAACCAGCAAATATTAATGAATCTTCCTGTAAATACCCAGCTGATGAATATAGACGATGCTAAGAAAGAGGGAGCCATGGCACTTTTCGGTGAAAAATATTCCGATAAAGTTCGTGTTGTTTCCATGGGAGATTTCAGTAAAGAATTATGTGGGGGAACCCATGTGGCAAATACCGGCCATATAACTGTATTTAAGATAATATCAGAAACAGGTATTGCAGCCGGTGTAAGAAGAATAGAAGCCTTGACCGGAAACGGTGTAATTAATCATTATAAGGATTTAGAAACTAAGTTATATGAAGCAGCAAAAGTTGCTAAAACAGAACCCAGCAGCCTTATTCATAGAATAGAAAGTTTACTGGAAGAAATTAAAGTTCTAAAATCTGAAAATGAAAAACTTAAATCCAAACTGGCCAGCAACACACTTGGGGATGTTATGAATGAGGTTCAGGATGTATCGGGAGTAAAATTACTGGCTGTTAATGTACCTGAACTTGATATGAACGGTCTAAGAAACTTAGGAGATAAGTTAAAAGATAAATTAGGTGAAGGTGTAATTATTCTTGCTTCTTCTACGGCGCCAGATAAAGTAAGCTTAGTTGCCATGGTAAGCCAGGAAGCCATAAATAGGGGTGCCCATGCCGGTAATCTAATTAA
This genomic interval from Herbinix luporum contains the following:
- the alaS gene encoding alanine--tRNA ligase, with the translated sequence MQTYGVNDLRKMFLDFFESKDHLVLKSFPLIPQNDNSLLLINAGMAPLKPYFTGQEEPPRKRIATCQKCIRTGDIENVGKTSRHATFFEMLGNFSFGDYFKREAIAWSWEFLTQVIGLDKNRLYPSVYEKDDEAFEIWNKEIGIAKDRIYRMGKEDNFWEIGSGPCGPCSEIYYDRGEKYGCGKPDCEVGCECDRFIEVWNNVFTQFNGDGKGNYTELENKNIDTGMGLERLAVIVQDVGSIFDIDTFKAIRDKICDIAGVTYLSDPNKDISIRLISDHIRAVTFMASDGIIPSNEGRGYVFRRLLRRAARHGRLLGIKDKFLADLSITVVNEFKAGYPELEEKKDYIIKLLSIEEDKFNKTIDQGLSILQEMQNNLEKKNLKILPGEDVFKLYDTYGFPFDLTKEILEEKGYQVDEEGFKKSMEIQRETARSARTTTNYMGSEETVYQHLDHNLTSKFVGYDSLVHESKIIALTTETELASDLVAGQKGTIVVEETPFYAVSGGQIGDTGVIVTDSAEFAVEDTIKLPGDKIGHVGRVIKGIFKIDDRVSLKVDENLRAATAKNHSATHLLHKALRMVLGSHVEQAGSYVSNDRLRFDFTHFSAMTDDEITRVENIVNQQILMNLPVNTQLMNIDDAKKEGAMALFGEKYSDKVRVVSMGDFSKELCGGTHVANTGHITVFKIISETGIAAGVRRIEALTGNGVINHYKDLETKLYEAAKVAKTEPSSLIHRIESLLEEIKVLKSENEKLKSKLASNTLGDVMNEVQDVSGVKLLAVNVPELDMNGLRNLGDKLKDKLGEGVIILASSTAPDKVSLVAMVSQEAINRGAHAGNLIKELAVLVGGGGGGRPNMAQAGGKNAAGIADVIAKAKDVLSKQLK
- the hisA gene encoding 1-(5-phosphoribosyl)-5-[(5-phosphoribosylamino)methylideneamino]imidazole-4-carboxamide isomerase, encoding MKLFPAIDIKNGQCVRLRQGSFRDVLVYSDTPIKVAKEWEACGASFIHVVDLDGALVGHSVNEDVIKEIVQNINIPIQLGGGIRSIKDIENKLNLGIDRVIIGTKAATDPGFMKEAVGLFGSDRIIAGIDAKDGVVAVEGWERLSHYNAVSLALEMKKVGVKTIIYTDIAKDGMLQGPNLPYTAEMVEETGLNIIASGGISSLKDLETLSEINVYGAIIGKALYEKKIDLKKAVELFE
- the hisIE gene encoding bifunctional phosphoribosyl-AMP cyclohydrolase/phosphoribosyl-ATP diphosphatase HisIE; translated protein: MPYKKIIPYIKAEGEINANLIRLAKRYSDEGADMLLLYNFSEDEEAKEDFLKLSKEIAGVIDIPFIIGCNVNNFDDIKRALYTGACGIMISFSLIKKQELIKEAAGRFGNDKIYLEVDQATFLETDNLFELCNNLGIGTLIIKQVDSSLAFNNILKQSPLNLIINVSNDNNDIINLLKASKVMGITSDYFKDNNILRFKHNLKKENISVNVFESKFSFSDFKLNDDGLIPVITQDYRTGQVLMLAYMNEEAYNRTITEGIMTYYSRSRKCLWLKGETSGNYQYVKEIFLDCDKDTLLAKVLPHGPACHTGNNTCFYTGLFDKEHKARDSYGVLQSVYDVIMDRKKNPKEGSYTNYLFEKGIDKILKKCGEEAAEIIIAAKNPETGELRYEIADFIYHLMVLMVQCGLDWEDICTELNDRK